The DNA window CACTTCACGACCATTAAGCTTATAGGAACCGCTTGTCGGGCGGTCCAGGCAGCCTAGGATATTCATTAAGGTTGATTTGCCCGAACCGGAAGGACCCATAATCGCAGTAAATTCACCGGCGCGAATATCAAGACTGACGCCGGCCAAAGCAGCAACCGACGTATCTCCCATTTGATAGATTTTTTTTATGTCAGATAATGCGATTGTCATTTAATAACCTCCTTTCAACCATGACTGTCGGTTTAGAACATTCCGCGCGTTCTCATACCGCCGCCTCTCTGATTACTTGTTGGGGTCTGGGTCTTTACTTGGGCTATAACTACCTTATCACCGTCATTTAGGCCGCTAGTGATTTCGACCCGTTGTTCTCCGGTGATGCCGGTAGTAATCGGAACATTTCTAGTCTGGCCGTTCTGACCCTCCACAACGACATACTTACCGGTCTTATCGGTTCGTACTGCCGCAAGCGGCACTGTTAAAGCACCTTTACGCTCACTGATAGTAATAGATACCCGGGCAACCATGCCGGGATTAAGCTTATTCTCAGCGTTGTCAACATCTATTGTTACCTCATAATAAGTAACATTCTGTTCAACAACCGGTTTCCGTGAAATAATTGTTACCTTACCGGTAAATTCCTTACCAGGGTATGCATCGACAGTAAATTTCACTTGTTGTCCGAGTGCAATTTTACCAATATCAGTTTGGTCAACTTTGGCACTAATCTGCATTTTGGACATGTCGGCCACTGTCAAAATGACTGTAGGATTATTTACGCCCTGGGCAACCATCTCACCCGCTGAG is part of the Veillonellaceae bacterium genome and encodes:
- a CDS encoding efflux RND transporter periplasmic adaptor subunit, with translation MKSLLLKLNSNKKLLFGLVGLVVVVGGFFYYQSTGKTSSEAPRQVIAAERRDISAVVSATGTIEPVNNVDISSKITAQIKEVKVKENEQVAAGQVLVILEDSGLQAQVTQAKERLQNAAVKKERTVRLNRIGGASDEELDNARMDYNIAQANYDEVMSKLNETVIISPIDGTVIGKPLSAGEMVAQGVNNPTVILTVADMSKMQISAKVDQTDIGKIALGQQVKFTVDAYPGKEFTGKVTIISRKPVVEQNVTYYEVTIDVDNAENKLNPGMVARVSITISERKGALTVPLAAVRTDKTGKYVVVEGQNGQTRNVPITTGITGEQRVEITSGLNDGDKVVIAQVKTQTPTSNQRGGGMRTRGMF